In Nicotiana tabacum cultivar K326 chromosome 19, ASM71507v2, whole genome shotgun sequence, one DNA window encodes the following:
- the LOC142173790 gene encoding uncharacterized protein LOC142173790 — MYSLFRKTIDKIGKKNIVQVVTDIASENVSAGKMMEAMHPYIYWTPCAAHCINLIFGDIFKENPLASGRQDIFLHHFYLQKKNLRKLVLSNEWKDNRYAKEAAGKENAKILISPSFWNDVVRVLKVDGPLIRVLRMVDGERKPPMDYLYEVMDRAK, encoded by the exons ATGTACAGCTTGTTTAGAAAGACTATTGAtaaaattggaaagaaaaatattGTACAAGTGGTTACCGATATTGCTAGTGAGAATGTTAGTGCGGGTAAGATGATGGAAGCTATGCATCCATACATTTATTGGACTCCATGTGCTGCCCATTGTATCAATTTGATATTTGGTGACATATTCAAGGAAAACCCATTAGCTTCAG GTCGTCAAGATATATTCTTACATCA TTTTTACTTGCAAAAGAAAAACTTGAGAAAGCTAGTTCTTTCAAATGAATGGAAAGATAATAGATATGCAAAGGAAGCTGCGGGGAAAGAAAATGCTAAAATTCTTATTTCTCCATCATTCTGGAATGACGTCGTTCGGGTTCTTAAAGTTGATGGTCCTTTGATTAGGGTGCTTCGTATGGTGGATGGGGAGAGAAAACCACCAATGGACTATCTTTATGAAGTTATGGATAGAGCCAAATAA